The following is a genomic window from uncultured Hyphomonas sp..
GGCCTATCTGGACCACCGCCGCGAAGTCGTGGTGCGCCGGGCCGAGCACCGCCTCGACAAGATCGAGAAGCGCCTGCACCTGCTCGACGGCTACCTGAAGGCCTTCCTCAATATCGATGAGGTCATCCGCATCATCCGGACCGAGGACGAGCCGAAGCCCGTCCTGATGGAAGCGTTCAGCCTGACGGATGTGCAGGCTGAAGCGATCCTCAATCTCCGCCTGCGTGCCTTGCGCAAGCTGGAAGAAATGGAAATCCGCGGTGAGCACAAGAAGCTGACCGAGGAGCGTGAGCAACTGGTTCAGCTGCTCGGCTCCACGCGCCGCCAGTGGACGAAAGTGTCCAAGGAACTGAAAGCCGCCCGTGATGCCTTTGATCCGGACTCGGAGCTTGGCCGGCGCCGCGCCAGCTTCTCCGACGTCAAGGAAGTGGATCTCGCTGCTGCGCTTGAGGCTTCCAAGCCGAAGGAGCCGGTCACGGTCGTCCTGTCGCAACAAGGCTGGATCCGCGGTATGAAAGGCCACGGCCTTGATACAAGCTCGGTCAAGTTCAAGGACGGGGACGAGCTCTATCTCGTCGAGGAAGTGATGAGCACGGACAAGCTCATTCTCATGTCGTCCGACGGACGTTCCTTCACCATGGCGGCCGACAGGCTGCCGGGCGGGCGCGGCCACGGGGAGCCGATCCGCCTGACGATCGATCTGGAAGACAGCGTCGACATCGTCGCGATGTTCCGGTTCGAGCCGGACCGGAAACGCGTCATGGCCTCCTCCACGGGTTACGGCTTCGTCGTCGACGAGAAGGAACTGGAGTCCAACCGCAAGGCCGGCAAGTCTGCCGTGAACACAGGCAAGGGCCAACTGGTCTGCTGTCCGGTGGTCGAGGGCGACATGATCGCCGTCGTCGGCACGAATAAGAAGATGCTGATCTTCCCGCTGTCCGAACTGCCGGAAATGGCGCGCGGCAAAGGCAACAAGTTGCAGTCCTATAGCGGCAAGGCCGAGCTGAAAGACCTGATCACCTTCGACAAGCGCGACGGCCTGATCGTCATGACCGGCGACCGCCACCGCGCCTTCCCGGAATGGAAAGACTGGAAAGGCCAGCGTGCCCAGGCCGGCAAGGTCGTCCCGAAAGGCTTCCCGAGAAGCGGGACGTTTACGGGATAATCGAGAGCGCCCGGCCAGACAGCCGGGCGTTTTTTCATTCCGTTCAGTAAACCCGCGCGACCGTCTGCTTCATGAGTGGACCGATTTCCGTATGCAGAACAAGGTCGGCATAGGAGTCGTGGTCGGTTTCCTCGCGGTTGACGATGACCACTGTGGCACCGGTCCGCTTGGCGATCACCGGGAGTTCGGCGGCCGGGTAGACGACCAGCGATGAGCCGAGCACGATAAACAGATCGCTCAGCGCGGCTTCTTCCATGGCGCGGTTCATCTCGTCTTCCGGCATGGCCTGGCCAAAGGAGATGACGGCGGTCTTCACGAGGCCTGTACAAAAGACGCACGTAATGTCTTCGCCCGTTTCCCAGCGCGGTTTCAGGTCTTCCAGTTCATAGCGTTTGCAGCACTGCAGGCAGCGGGCATAGCTGGCATTGCCGTGCACTTCGATCACCCGGTCGTCCGCCACGCCGGAGGCCTGATGGAGGTTGTCGACATTCTGGGTGATGACGCTGGAAACCTTGCCCATTTTCACGAGGTCGGCGACGGCGTAATGGCCATCATTCGGCTTTGCCCCGGTCCAGCCGGCGGGATTGTTGAACACCCGGTTCCAGGCTTCCGTGCGCTGGTCGCGTGAGCTGACGAAGTCCTGGAAGTAGATCGGCTTCATCTTGCTCCACACACCGCCCGGACTGCGGAAATCGGGAATGCCGCTTTCAGTTGAGATGCCTGCGCCGGTAAAAACCACGGCGCGGCGGCATTGCGAGATCAGGCTTGCGAGAGCTTCGGGTGCGTCAGTCATTGCCTTAATGCTACACGAATTTCCGGCGTGCGCTACTTGTACATGCCGTCGCGCAGATTGATGCCGTGCTCGACCCAGGCTTTCATCGCGCTCAGCATCTGCGACCAGCCCATGCAATTGCCATACGATTTGCCGAAGCCCTGCTCGGTCGACGGCCAGCCCTCTTCAGCGATCGACACGATGGTGCGCCCATCGCCAGTCGGCTCGAAGCGGATCGTAACCGTCGTATCCCCACCGTCGCCATCGTCCCATTTGAAGACCACCCGTTTGTCTTTCTCGACTTCAATGACCTTGACCGGGAAGGCACCGGGAAAGTCATGAAAATCCCACATGACCGTGGCGCCTTCTTCGATGCGGCCCTTCGCGCCGCCGGTCGTGAAATAGCGCGACAGGGTGTCCGGGTTTACGAAGGCTTCGAAGACTTCGGGCACCGGCCGGCTTATGCGGCCGCTCACTTCGAACTTGGGTTTGATGTCCATCGCCGTATCTCCTTGCCTTCCGGCCAATCATGTTATAAATATATAACGTGTCAAGCGAAACCAACGACGACCTCATCTTCAAGGCGCTGGCGGCGCCGGTAAGGCGGCAGATTCTTGACGCGCTACGGGACAATCCACAGACAACGGGCGAACTGTGCGCCCGGTTTGCGGACCTCAACCGATGCACGGTGATGCAACATCTTGGCGTGCTGGAAGAGGCTGATCTCGTGCTGGTCCGCCGGGTGGGCCGGGTGCGATGGAACTATCTGAACGCCATCCCGATCAAGCGCATACATGATCGCTGGATCGGCCCCTATGCCGCCCGGGCGGTGGACATGCTCGACGAACTGAAGTGTCAGCTTGAAACGGACGCCGCGCCCGCCGCTCAACCTGCACCTTCGACAGGCTGACCGAAGAACAGCACCGCCAATGCAAGCAGGCCGAATGCGGCGAAGGCCATGCCACGGATCGGTGCCTTCGCCTCCCGGAAGGCGCCGACTGCCGCGATCCCGCACTGCAGGGCGTAATAATAGGCGAAAGCCTTCGAGGCGAAGCTGATGATCTGGAAGACATGTGAAAACCAGGTGAGGCCGAGGCCGATCAGTACGAGGATCAGGTAAGCCAGACGCGGCGAGACCCGGCCGCCGGACAATTCTTCTACGAGGCCGCCTGCGCCGCTGGTGTCGGCGATCGCCGCGCTGAACTGCGCCGACAAGGCCGCGACGATCAGCATGGCGGGCAGAATAGCCGAGACGACTTTCATCATGTCCACAATCGCCGTTTCCGTCAGAGGCACCGTCCCGGCATCGAAGGCGTAGGTCAGCAGCACAACATAAGCCATGTAGATCGCGGTCGCGAGCCACTG
Proteins encoded in this region:
- the parC gene encoding DNA topoisomerase IV subunit A; amino-acid sequence: MSDIRDGEPEDRIINEPMSEALSKRYLAYALSTITARALPDVRDGLKPVQRRILYGMRVLRLDPEGGYRKCAKIVGDVMGNFHPHGDSSIYDTLVRLAQDFTVRYPLVDGQGNFGNIDGDSAAAYRYTEARMTVAAELLLDGLNEDAVDFRANYAENDEEPVVLPAGFPNLLANGASGIAVGMATSIPPHNAAEVIDAARLLIEKPKATTAELMDFVKGPDFPTGGIIVEPYESMLDAYETGRGSFRMRARWETEDTGRGTYQIVVTEIPYQVQKSRLLEKLGELIEAKKVPLLDDVRDESAEDVRLVLVPRSKTIEPDVLMESLFKVCDLETRFSLNMNVLHKGAPQVMGLKDVLQAYLDHRREVVVRRAEHRLDKIEKRLHLLDGYLKAFLNIDEVIRIIRTEDEPKPVLMEAFSLTDVQAEAILNLRLRALRKLEEMEIRGEHKKLTEEREQLVQLLGSTRRQWTKVSKELKAARDAFDPDSELGRRRASFSDVKEVDLAAALEASKPKEPVTVVLSQQGWIRGMKGHGLDTSSVKFKDGDELYLVEEVMSTDKLILMSSDGRSFTMAADRLPGGRGHGEPIRLTIDLEDSVDIVAMFRFEPDRKRVMASSTGYGFVVDEKELESNRKAGKSAVNTGKGQLVCCPVVEGDMIAVVGTNKKMLIFPLSELPEMARGKGNKLQSYSGKAELKDLITFDKRDGLIVMTGDRHRAFPEWKDWKGQRAQAGKVVPKGFPRSGTFTG
- a CDS encoding Sir2 family NAD-dependent protein deacetylase, which translates into the protein MTDAPEALASLISQCRRAVVFTGAGISTESGIPDFRSPGGVWSKMKPIYFQDFVSSRDQRTEAWNRVFNNPAGWTGAKPNDGHYAVADLVKMGKVSSVITQNVDNLHQASGVADDRVIEVHGNASYARCLQCCKRYELEDLKPRWETGEDITCVFCTGLVKTAVISFGQAMPEDEMNRAMEEAALSDLFIVLGSSLVVYPAAELPVIAKRTGATVVIVNREETDHDSYADLVLHTEIGPLMKQTVARVY
- a CDS encoding SRPBCC family protein, which translates into the protein MDIKPKFEVSGRISRPVPEVFEAFVNPDTLSRYFTTGGAKGRIEEGATVMWDFHDFPGAFPVKVIEVEKDKRVVFKWDDGDGGDTTVTIRFEPTGDGRTIVSIAEEGWPSTEQGFGKSYGNCMGWSQMLSAMKAWVEHGINLRDGMYK
- a CDS encoding helix-turn-helix domain-containing protein, with product MSSETNDDLIFKALAAPVRRQILDALRDNPQTTGELCARFADLNRCTVMQHLGVLEEADLVLVRRVGRVRWNYLNAIPIKRIHDRWIGPYAARAVDMLDELKCQLETDAAPAAQPAPSTG